The Vicia villosa cultivar HV-30 ecotype Madison, WI linkage group LG1, Vvil1.0, whole genome shotgun sequence genome includes a region encoding these proteins:
- the LOC131611175 gene encoding agamous-like MADS-box protein AGL62, with translation MSTGRKSRGRQKIEMKKMSNESNLQVTFSKRRSGLFKKASELCTLCGADVALVVFSPGEKVFSFGHPHVDTVIDRYLSRVPPQNNNGTMQFIEAHRSANVRDLNNQLTQINHQLDIERKRGDELSHLRKATETQFWWAGPIDGMNRAQLELFKKALEELKKIVVQQADRLVIQGAPTQTIPFFVGNGSNSNMSIHHPTNSQQAQMFQQQFFQNPMMQPHLFGFNNMGGSGGYGPSGFF, from the coding sequence ATGTCAACTGGAAGGAAAAGTCGTGGTCGCCAAAAGATTGAGATGAAAAAGATGAGCAATGAGAGCAACTTGCAAGTGACTTTCTCGAAGCGCCGTAGTGGGCTCTTTAAGAAAGCCAGTGAGCTTTGCACACTCTGTGGTGCAGATGTTGCTCTTGTTGTATTTTCACCTGGTGAGAAGGTGTTTTCCTTTGGTCACCCACATGTTGATACGGTCATAGATCGTTATCTATCACGAGTCCCACCTCAAAACAACAATGGCACCATGCAATTCATTGAGGCTCACCGTAGTGCCAACGTGCGAGATCTCAACAACCAATTGACTCAAATCAACCATCAATTGGACATTGAAAGGAAGCGCGGTGATGAGCTGAGCCATTTGCGCAAGGCAACTGAGACTCAATTTTGGTGGGCGGGTCCCATTGATGGGATGAATAGGGCTCAACTTGAATTATTCAAGAAGGCCTTGGAGGAACTTAAGAAAATTGTTGTACAACAAGCTGATAGGCTTGTAATTCAGGGTGCACCTACCCAAACTATTCCATTTTTTGTTGGAAATGGTTCCAACTCTAACATGTCAATCCATCACCCGACAAATTCTCAACAAGCTCAAATGTTTCAGCAACAATTTTTTCAGAATCCCATGATGCAACCTCATTTGTTTGGTTTCAACAATATGGGTGGAAGTGGCGGATATGGACCCTCCGGATTCTTTTGA